Sequence from the Streptomyces sp. R33 genome:
CAGTGGGGGGCCCGACGCGAGATCGGTGACGTGGCGGAGGGCCCGGACGTGTGGATTCATGGATGCAGTGTGCATCAGTCCTGTGATTGGATCCGCGATTATGGATCAGTATGTGATGCGCGCGGTGCGGGGCGACGAATGGGAGAAGGTCAAGGAGTTGCGGATCGCCGCTTTGCGGGATCCGGCGGCGCCGGTGGCCTTCCTGGAGACCCTGGCCGAAGCGGAGGCCAGGCCCGATGAGTTCTGGCAGGACCGGGCGCAGGGGGCTTCGCACGGGCGGCGGGCGCGGCAGTTCGTGGCCGAGGCTCCGGACGGGCGGTGGGTCGGGTCGGTGACCGTCCTGGTCGAGGAGGGCGGGACCAGCGACTTCTTCGAGCGGGTCGTCGAGCAGACCCAGGGGCATGTCGTGGGTGTGTTCGTACGGCCGGAGCAGCGGGGTACCGGGGTGACCGACGGCCTGTTCGCGGCCGCGCTGGACTGGGCCTGGTCGCTGGAGGGGCCGGCGCTGGAGCGCGTACGGCTCTTCGTGCACGAGGACAACGAGCGGGCCGGGGCGTTCTACCGGCGGTTCGGGTTCCGGGCGAGCGGGGAGGTCGTGCCG
This genomic interval carries:
- a CDS encoding GNAT family N-acetyltransferase — translated: MDQYVMRAVRGDEWEKVKELRIAALRDPAAPVAFLETLAEAEARPDEFWQDRAQGASHGRRARQFVAEAPDGRWVGSVTVLVEEGGTSDFFERVVEQTQGHVVGVFVRPEQRGTGVTDGLFAAALDWAWSLEGPALERVRLFVHEDNERAGAFYRRFGFRASGEVVPVPADPGAKEFEYVLPRP